The following are from one region of the Anguilla rostrata isolate EN2019 chromosome 7, ASM1855537v3, whole genome shotgun sequence genome:
- the dhtkd1 gene encoding 2-oxoadipate dehydrogenase complex component E1 isoform X2, protein MLFVKSSLSYHGLARLVEAYRAHGHKAAKINPLFPEKAVMDAVPEISILNGTLQGPFNTGGLNHFGKAEASLEEVLEYLNHTYCGHVSVEIMQLQSLEEREWFADRFEELKKEAFSPEERRQLARLMLESQEFDHFLATKFATVKRYGGEGAESMMGFFYELFRLAAYSGVTDVIVGMPHRGRLNLLTGLLQFPPELMFRKMRGLSEFPENSPSTGDVLSHLTSTVDLDFGAGHPLHVTMLPNPSHLEAINPVTQGKTRGKQQAKQEGDYSRESNAQPGDKVVCVQVHGDASFSGQGIVAETFTISQLPHYRVGGSIHLIVNNQVGYTTPSERGRSTLYCSDVGKMVDCAVIHVNGDDAEDVLRATRLAVEYQRRFRRDVIVDLLCYRQWGHNELDEPFFTNPAMYKIIRSRKSIPDTYADLLISEGLMTEAERSEIKTSHYGMLNDRLANMTLYSPPPTNLQGTWGNLAEPQARITTWDTGAPAQLLQFVGARSVDIPKEIQLHGHLEKTHVQARLQKLEEGTKLDWSTAEAMAFGSLLCQGFNIRISGQDVGRGTFSQRHAMVVCQGTNDIYIPLNHIVPEQKGFLEVCNSALSEEAVLGFEYGMSIALPNLLPIWEAQFGDFFNGAQIIFDTFISGGEAKWLLQSGIVILLPHGYDGAGPEHSSCRMERFLQMCDSKEEGVDSDTVNMGVVNPTTPAQYFHLIRRQMIRNFRKPLIVASPKTLLRFSGAVSSLADMAPGTFFRPVIGDSSVTPASVQRVVLCSGKHYYALLKQREASGAAQNTALVRVEELCPFPLEALQKELHQYGNAKEFIWSQEEPQNMGPWSYVAPRFEKQLACKLRLVSRPPLPVPAVGIGTIHQQQQEAIVTATFA, encoded by the exons ATGCTATTTGTTAAAAGTAGCCTATCGT ATCATGGCCTGGCACGACTGGTGGAAGCATATAGAGCACATGGACACAAAGCTGCTAAAATTAACCCTTTATTTCCCGAGAAAGCAGTTATGGATGCCGTACCTGaaatcagcattttaaatggaaCCTTGCAAGGCCCTTTCAACACAGGCG GGTTGAATCACTTTGGCAAGGCGGAGGCGTCCCTCGAGGAAGTATTGGAGTACCTGAATCACACATACTGCGGGCATGTCTCTGTGGAGATTATGCAACTCCAGAGCCTGGAAGAACGGGAGTGGTTTGCAGACCGCTTCGAAGAGCTGAAGAAGGAGGCCTTCTcgccggaggagaggaggcagctCGCTCGGCTCATGCTGGAATCTCAG GAATTTGACCACTTCTTGGCCACCAAGTTCGCCACCGTGAAGCGATACGGGGGCGAGGGAGCAGAGAGCATGATGGGGTTTTTCTACGAGCTGTTCCGGCTGGCGGCGTACAGCGGGGTGACCGACGTGATCGTGGGAATGCCCCACCGCGGGAGGCTCAACCTGCTGACGGGACTCCTGCAGTTCCCACCTGAG CTCATGTTCCGGAAAATGCGTGGCCTCAGCGAGTTTCCCGAGAACTCCCCGTCCACGGGGGACGTCCTCTCCCACCTGACCTCCACCGTGGACCTTGATTTCGGGGCTGGGCACCCCCTCCATGTCACCATGTTGcccaacccctcccacctgGAGGCCATCAACCCGGTGACCCAGGGCAAAACCCGCGGCAAACAGCAGGCCAAGCAGGAGGGGGACTACTCCCGCGAGAGCAATGCCCAGCCAGGGGACAAGGTCGTCTGTGTGCAG GTTCATGGGGATGCTTCCTTCTCCGGCCAAGGAATTGTCGCTGAAACGTTTACTATTTCACAGCTGCCCCACTACAGGGTGGGTGGAAGCATCCACCTCATTGTCAATAACCAAGTGGGTTATACCACTCcatctgagagagggaggtcGACTTTGTACTGCAGCGATGTCG GTAAGATGGTGGACTGCGCCGTGATCCACGTGAACGGAGACGACGCCGAGGACGTGCTGCGGGCGACCCGGCTGGCGGTGGAGTACCAGCGGCGGTTCCGGAGGGACGTGATCGTGGACCTGCTCTGCTACCGGCAGTGGGGCCACAACGAGCTGGACGAGCCCTTCTTCACCAACCCGGCCATGTACAAGATCATACG ctCCAGGAAGAGCATCCCGGACACCTACGCTGACCTGCTGATTTCGGAGGGGCTGATGACGGAAGCGGAGCGGTCCGAGATCAAGACCTCCCACTACGGCATGCTGAACGACCGGCTGGCCAACATGACCCTGTACAGCCCGCCCCCCACCAACCTGCAGGGCACCTGGGGCAACCTGGCGGAGCCTCAGGCCCGCATCACCACCTGGGACACGGGCGCGCCCgcccagctgctgcagttcgTGGGCGCCAGGTCCGTGGACATCCCCAAAGAGATCCAGCTGCACGGTCACCTGGAGAAGACGCACGTGCAG GCCCGGCTCcagaagctggaggaggggaccaagCTGGACTGGTCCACTGCCGAGGCCATGGCCTTCGGCTCACTGCTGTGCCAAG GGTTTAATATTCGCATCAGCGGGCAGGACGTAGGGCGTGGCACCTTCAGCCAGCGGCACGCCATGGTGGTATGCCAGGGCACCAACGATATCTACATCCCCCTGAATCACATCGTCCCAGAACAGAAGGGCTTCCTGGAG gtgtgtaacagtgcCCTGTCCGAGGAGGCCGTGCTTGGGTTCGAGTACGGGATGAGCATTGCCCTGCCCAATCTCTTACCCATATGGGAGGCGCAGTTTGGGGATTTCTTCAACGGAGCGCAGATAATCTTCGACACTTTCATCTCAGGAG GTGAGGCGAAGTGGCTGCTGCAGTCCGGGATTGTCATCCTGCTGCCACACGGCTATGACGGGGCGGGGCCCGAGCACTCCTCCTGCAGGATGGAACGCTTCCTGCAG atgTGTGACAGTAAGGAGGAGGGCGTGGACAGCGACACGGTGAACATGGGGGTGGTGAACCCCACCACGCCGGCGCAGTACTTCCACCTGATTCGCCGCCAGATGATCCGCAACTTCCGCAAGCCGCTCATCGTGGCGTCGCCCAAGACCCTGCTGCGCTTCTCG GGCGCCGTGTCCAGTCTGGCCGACATGGCCCCCGGAACATTCTTCAGACCTGTGATCGGCGACTCCTCTGTGACCCCTGCTag TGTCCAGCGGGTGGTGCTGTGCTCGGGGAAGCACTACTACGCCCTGCTGAAGCAGAGGGAGGCGTCGGGCGCCGCCCAGAACACGGCGCTGGTCCGGGTGGAGGAGTTGTGCCCCTTTCCCCTGGAGGCCCTGCAGAAGGAGCTCCACCAGTACGGCAACGCTAAAG AGTTTATTTGGAGTCAGGAAGAGCCCCAAAACATGGGTCCCTGGTCTTATGTGGCACCTAGGTTTGAGAAGCAGCTGGCCTGTAAG CTACGATTGGTCAGCAGGCCGCCTCTCCCCGTCCCGGCGGTGGGCATTGGAACCattcaccagcagcagcaggaagccATTGTTACCGCCACCTTTGCCTGA
- the dhtkd1 gene encoding 2-oxoadipate dehydrogenase complex component E1 isoform X1, whose amino-acid sequence MSVFLIIKNLHLTRPSFRAVRPLLGSFYHTEKGVYGYKPRGADTNVNLKSEHISSLNQDHGLARLVEAYRAHGHKAAKINPLFPEKAVMDAVPEISILNGTLQGPFNTGGLNHFGKAEASLEEVLEYLNHTYCGHVSVEIMQLQSLEEREWFADRFEELKKEAFSPEERRQLARLMLESQEFDHFLATKFATVKRYGGEGAESMMGFFYELFRLAAYSGVTDVIVGMPHRGRLNLLTGLLQFPPELMFRKMRGLSEFPENSPSTGDVLSHLTSTVDLDFGAGHPLHVTMLPNPSHLEAINPVTQGKTRGKQQAKQEGDYSRESNAQPGDKVVCVQVHGDASFSGQGIVAETFTISQLPHYRVGGSIHLIVNNQVGYTTPSERGRSTLYCSDVGKMVDCAVIHVNGDDAEDVLRATRLAVEYQRRFRRDVIVDLLCYRQWGHNELDEPFFTNPAMYKIIRSRKSIPDTYADLLISEGLMTEAERSEIKTSHYGMLNDRLANMTLYSPPPTNLQGTWGNLAEPQARITTWDTGAPAQLLQFVGARSVDIPKEIQLHGHLEKTHVQARLQKLEEGTKLDWSTAEAMAFGSLLCQGFNIRISGQDVGRGTFSQRHAMVVCQGTNDIYIPLNHIVPEQKGFLEVCNSALSEEAVLGFEYGMSIALPNLLPIWEAQFGDFFNGAQIIFDTFISGGEAKWLLQSGIVILLPHGYDGAGPEHSSCRMERFLQMCDSKEEGVDSDTVNMGVVNPTTPAQYFHLIRRQMIRNFRKPLIVASPKTLLRFSGAVSSLADMAPGTFFRPVIGDSSVTPASVQRVVLCSGKHYYALLKQREASGAAQNTALVRVEELCPFPLEALQKELHQYGNAKEFIWSQEEPQNMGPWSYVAPRFEKQLACKLRLVSRPPLPVPAVGIGTIHQQQQEAIVTATFA is encoded by the exons ATGTCAGTATTCCTTATCATTAAGAATTTGCACTTAACCAGGCCGTCTTTTCGGGCCGTTCGACCTCTTCTGGGTAGTTTTTATCACACCGAAAAAGGGGTTTATGGGTACAAACCAAGGGGGGCCGATACAAACGTGAACTTGAAGAGTGAACACATCTCTTCTCTTAATCAAG ATCATGGCCTGGCACGACTGGTGGAAGCATATAGAGCACATGGACACAAAGCTGCTAAAATTAACCCTTTATTTCCCGAGAAAGCAGTTATGGATGCCGTACCTGaaatcagcattttaaatggaaCCTTGCAAGGCCCTTTCAACACAGGCG GGTTGAATCACTTTGGCAAGGCGGAGGCGTCCCTCGAGGAAGTATTGGAGTACCTGAATCACACATACTGCGGGCATGTCTCTGTGGAGATTATGCAACTCCAGAGCCTGGAAGAACGGGAGTGGTTTGCAGACCGCTTCGAAGAGCTGAAGAAGGAGGCCTTCTcgccggaggagaggaggcagctCGCTCGGCTCATGCTGGAATCTCAG GAATTTGACCACTTCTTGGCCACCAAGTTCGCCACCGTGAAGCGATACGGGGGCGAGGGAGCAGAGAGCATGATGGGGTTTTTCTACGAGCTGTTCCGGCTGGCGGCGTACAGCGGGGTGACCGACGTGATCGTGGGAATGCCCCACCGCGGGAGGCTCAACCTGCTGACGGGACTCCTGCAGTTCCCACCTGAG CTCATGTTCCGGAAAATGCGTGGCCTCAGCGAGTTTCCCGAGAACTCCCCGTCCACGGGGGACGTCCTCTCCCACCTGACCTCCACCGTGGACCTTGATTTCGGGGCTGGGCACCCCCTCCATGTCACCATGTTGcccaacccctcccacctgGAGGCCATCAACCCGGTGACCCAGGGCAAAACCCGCGGCAAACAGCAGGCCAAGCAGGAGGGGGACTACTCCCGCGAGAGCAATGCCCAGCCAGGGGACAAGGTCGTCTGTGTGCAG GTTCATGGGGATGCTTCCTTCTCCGGCCAAGGAATTGTCGCTGAAACGTTTACTATTTCACAGCTGCCCCACTACAGGGTGGGTGGAAGCATCCACCTCATTGTCAATAACCAAGTGGGTTATACCACTCcatctgagagagggaggtcGACTTTGTACTGCAGCGATGTCG GTAAGATGGTGGACTGCGCCGTGATCCACGTGAACGGAGACGACGCCGAGGACGTGCTGCGGGCGACCCGGCTGGCGGTGGAGTACCAGCGGCGGTTCCGGAGGGACGTGATCGTGGACCTGCTCTGCTACCGGCAGTGGGGCCACAACGAGCTGGACGAGCCCTTCTTCACCAACCCGGCCATGTACAAGATCATACG ctCCAGGAAGAGCATCCCGGACACCTACGCTGACCTGCTGATTTCGGAGGGGCTGATGACGGAAGCGGAGCGGTCCGAGATCAAGACCTCCCACTACGGCATGCTGAACGACCGGCTGGCCAACATGACCCTGTACAGCCCGCCCCCCACCAACCTGCAGGGCACCTGGGGCAACCTGGCGGAGCCTCAGGCCCGCATCACCACCTGGGACACGGGCGCGCCCgcccagctgctgcagttcgTGGGCGCCAGGTCCGTGGACATCCCCAAAGAGATCCAGCTGCACGGTCACCTGGAGAAGACGCACGTGCAG GCCCGGCTCcagaagctggaggaggggaccaagCTGGACTGGTCCACTGCCGAGGCCATGGCCTTCGGCTCACTGCTGTGCCAAG GGTTTAATATTCGCATCAGCGGGCAGGACGTAGGGCGTGGCACCTTCAGCCAGCGGCACGCCATGGTGGTATGCCAGGGCACCAACGATATCTACATCCCCCTGAATCACATCGTCCCAGAACAGAAGGGCTTCCTGGAG gtgtgtaacagtgcCCTGTCCGAGGAGGCCGTGCTTGGGTTCGAGTACGGGATGAGCATTGCCCTGCCCAATCTCTTACCCATATGGGAGGCGCAGTTTGGGGATTTCTTCAACGGAGCGCAGATAATCTTCGACACTTTCATCTCAGGAG GTGAGGCGAAGTGGCTGCTGCAGTCCGGGATTGTCATCCTGCTGCCACACGGCTATGACGGGGCGGGGCCCGAGCACTCCTCCTGCAGGATGGAACGCTTCCTGCAG atgTGTGACAGTAAGGAGGAGGGCGTGGACAGCGACACGGTGAACATGGGGGTGGTGAACCCCACCACGCCGGCGCAGTACTTCCACCTGATTCGCCGCCAGATGATCCGCAACTTCCGCAAGCCGCTCATCGTGGCGTCGCCCAAGACCCTGCTGCGCTTCTCG GGCGCCGTGTCCAGTCTGGCCGACATGGCCCCCGGAACATTCTTCAGACCTGTGATCGGCGACTCCTCTGTGACCCCTGCTag TGTCCAGCGGGTGGTGCTGTGCTCGGGGAAGCACTACTACGCCCTGCTGAAGCAGAGGGAGGCGTCGGGCGCCGCCCAGAACACGGCGCTGGTCCGGGTGGAGGAGTTGTGCCCCTTTCCCCTGGAGGCCCTGCAGAAGGAGCTCCACCAGTACGGCAACGCTAAAG AGTTTATTTGGAGTCAGGAAGAGCCCCAAAACATGGGTCCCTGGTCTTATGTGGCACCTAGGTTTGAGAAGCAGCTGGCCTGTAAG CTACGATTGGTCAGCAGGCCGCCTCTCCCCGTCCCGGCGGTGGGCATTGGAACCattcaccagcagcagcaggaagccATTGTTACCGCCACCTTTGCCTGA
- the cdc123 gene encoding translation initiation factor eIF2 assembly protein, whose translation MKKEQVVNCQFSVWYPIFKKHTIKSLILPLPQNVIEYLLDDGTLVVAESEDNTQQSSTNTAGCENEEEDIQWSDDETTTTVTAPEFPEFNAKVQEAINLLGGHVFPKLNWSAPRDANWIALNNSLQCQSLRDIFLLFKSSDFIAHDFTQPFLLCSDDSPDPEISYELVLRKWSELIPGGEFRCFVKENKLIGISQRDYTQYYQHIYKQQDAICSSILDFFKEHVQYKFLEEDFVLDVYRDSWGRVWLIDLNPFGEVTDSLLFTWEELTSGHNLMTNQMEGDPAQQEVPAFRYTTSEVTFQPSPCLSYRIPRDFVDLSTGEDAYKLIDFLKLQKSQQDESDEEA comes from the exons ATGAAGAAAGAACAGGTTGTAAACTGCCAGTTCTCCGTTTGGTACCCTATATTTAAGAAACATACGATTAAAAG TTTGATTCTTCCCTTACCTCAGAATGTGATTGAATATTTACTGGATGACGGGACCCTTGTAGTAGCTGAAAG TGAAGACAACACGCAACAATCTTCAACAAACACTGCAGGCTGTGAGAACGAGGAGGAGGATATCCAG TGGTCGGATGACGAGACTACAACCACTGTCACA GCCCCTGAATTCCCAGAATTCAATGCAAAAGTTCAGGAAGCTATAAACCTCCTTGGGGGCCATGTCTTTCCCAAACTGAACTGGAGTGCTCCACGG gatgcGAACTGGATCGCCCTGAACAACTCCCTGCAGTGCCAGAGCCTGCGAGacatcttcctcctcttcaaGAGCTCCGATTTCATCGCTCACGACTTCACCCAGCC GTTCCTGCTTTGCAGCGATGACTCCCCGGACCCGGAGATAAGCTATGAG ctggTGCTCAGGAAGTGGAGCGAGCTCATTCCGGGAGGAGAGTTCCGCTGCTTCGTCAAGGAGAACAAGCTGATAG gCATCTCCCAGAGAGACTACACCCAGTACTACCAGCACATCTACAAGCAGCAGGACGCCATCTGCAGCTCCATACTGGACTTCTTCAAGGAGCACGTCCAGTACAAGTTCCTGGAGGAGGACT TTGTTTTAGACGTCTACAGGGATAGCTGG GGCAGGGTGTGGCTCATTGATCTGAACCCCTTCGGTGAAGTGACCGACTCCCTACTCTTCACCTGGGAGGAGCTGACCTCTGGACACAATCTGATGACCAATCAGATGGAGGGAGACCCTGCCCAACAA GAAGTACCTGCGTTCCGCTACACCACCAGTGAGGTGACGTTCCAGCCCAGCCCGTGTCTCAGCTACCGGATCCCTCGCGACTTCGTTGACCTGTCCACGGGCGAGGACGCGTACAAGCTCATCGACTTCCTCAAACTG CAGAAAAGCCAGCAAGATGAATCTGATGAAGAGGCGTGA
- the nudt5 gene encoding ADP-sugar pyrophosphatase yields the protein MSNVGEQKATTVPHVIKEEVIAAGKWVKLEKTTYVDPSGSTRIWETAKRTTRATSSCDGVGIFALLKKTLHKDSVVLVKQFRPPMGCYTLEFPAGLVDENESAAAAALRELKEETGYLGEVVAVAPVTCLDPGLSNCTTAIVMVNINGDDPQNIHPTQQLDQLICIKSRIVSF from the exons ATGAGCAACGTTGGAGAACAAAAAGCAACGACTGTTCCTCATGTAATCAAGGAGGAG GTTATTGCAGCTGGGAAATGGGTCAAACTGGAAAAGACAACATACGTGGATCCCTCTGGAAGCACAAG AATCTGGGAGACAGCAAAGAGGACAACGAGAGCAACGAGCAGTTGTGACG GTGTGGGAATATTTGCCCTTCTGAAAAAAACGCTCCACAAAGACTCTGTGGTCCTGGTGAAGCAGTTCCGCCCGCCGATGGGGTGCTACACTCTGGAGTTCCCAGCAG GGCTCGTCGATGAAAATGAGAGTGCAGCGGCGGCTGCGTTGAGAGAGCTGAAGGAGGAGACCGGGTACCTAGGGGAAGTGGTCGCAGTCGCTCCAG TAACGTGTCTGGACCCTGGCTTGTCAAACTGCACCACTGCGATCGTCATGGTGAACATTAACGGCGACGATCCTCAGAACATCCATCCCACGCAGCAGTTAG ACCAACTCATATGTATCAAATCTAGGATTGTATCATTCTGA